In Gemmatimonadota bacterium, the following are encoded in one genomic region:
- a CDS encoding tetratricopeptide repeat protein encodes MVLSSDRDREVLRSFAHRIDAGDAGAHNNLGVLYFNKGMTAEAVAQFTRALELDPRMTIAQRNLEIAYFNSGYYDARVQELRERLRSHPRDRAARWELGRTYALLGDTRQAADAFGTLLRDDPEDVDAMLHLALAENAGGDAEHAERWLQHAVELAPERAVLHFHLGQTAYHRGLNEEALRHLQRAVELAPDDADALYLLAFVLGDLGRHQEAREASQRALQLNPSLGKAHANLSLERFDARSYERVREAREARGLPDQMRVAEDGQLAHFNLGLAFRQKGYLAEALREYRLAMDRGEDRILVLQAMAEVHLLRKESAAAVQLYDRLLQEHPHSPKLWNERGIALHQDGRHADAAASYERAIAADGHYVLALNNLGVAHFHAGRPDRAFDAFRRALQDEPGFIKGRLNLALLLFRQNEHQRCLEAYRQVLRLVPDHPVAWNGVGLVLAHLRKFEDARNAFARAVEVRAGYAEAHYNLSFALSNLGDFAGSLRETKRALEIDPYYTPQKFELAVDLEFEDPLLEVAPDMAGDRRDGAVEDFAFEPQALEQLFDEIAPSASSLGGPRGSTPFSAGLALAAEGDLERSCTELRRAMADGAPRDLGLVALGDVFLAHGVAGEALERFREARAMTPALAPAAVGELRALVMLRRYEEALEVARWVEAERGDDVDALLCVGEVYAETADGAAAQDVLARARRLAPMRPDVLQAIGRVAHAMGDDLLAIESYRHAIALDEDFAACRVQLAELLRVAGLFDDAERELEAALVSVPTYADAALALAALRRETGRALETVELLATFLESDPYHLDALASLGESLFLAGRRDDARFAFTRVLRFDADHVAALYFSGVLLAEAHRYDEAIAQWERVGDLEPASPFARRARRDTRTAQDLRRIFVGRPQRDDAGSPHGH; translated from the coding sequence GTGGTGCTCTCCTCGGATCGCGATCGCGAGGTCCTGCGGTCGTTCGCGCACCGGATTGATGCCGGTGACGCGGGCGCGCACAACAACCTCGGCGTGTTGTACTTCAACAAGGGGATGACCGCCGAGGCGGTGGCCCAGTTCACGCGCGCGCTCGAACTCGACCCGCGCATGACGATCGCGCAGCGCAACCTGGAGATCGCCTACTTCAACTCGGGGTACTACGACGCCCGCGTGCAGGAGCTGCGCGAGCGGCTGCGGTCGCACCCGCGCGATCGCGCGGCCCGATGGGAACTCGGACGCACCTACGCGCTGCTCGGCGATACGCGCCAGGCCGCCGACGCGTTCGGCACGCTGCTCCGCGACGATCCCGAGGACGTGGATGCGATGTTGCACCTGGCGCTCGCCGAGAATGCCGGTGGCGACGCCGAGCACGCCGAGCGCTGGCTGCAGCACGCGGTGGAGCTGGCACCCGAGCGCGCGGTGCTCCACTTCCACCTGGGGCAGACGGCGTATCATCGCGGGCTCAACGAGGAGGCGCTCCGCCACCTGCAACGTGCGGTCGAGCTCGCACCGGACGATGCCGATGCGCTGTATCTCCTGGCCTTCGTGCTGGGCGACCTGGGGCGGCACCAGGAGGCGCGCGAGGCGAGCCAGCGTGCCTTGCAGCTGAATCCCTCGCTGGGCAAGGCGCACGCCAACCTCTCGCTCGAACGCTTCGACGCCCGCTCGTACGAGCGCGTGCGCGAGGCGCGCGAGGCACGCGGGCTCCCCGACCAGATGCGAGTGGCCGAGGATGGGCAGCTCGCGCACTTCAACCTCGGCCTCGCCTTCCGGCAGAAGGGGTACCTGGCGGAAGCGCTGCGCGAGTACCGGCTGGCGATGGACCGCGGCGAGGATCGCATCCTGGTCCTGCAGGCGATGGCCGAGGTGCACCTGCTGCGCAAGGAGTCGGCGGCCGCGGTGCAGCTCTACGATCGCCTGTTGCAAGAGCATCCGCACTCGCCCAAGCTGTGGAACGAGCGCGGCATCGCCCTGCACCAGGACGGACGGCACGCCGACGCGGCGGCCAGCTACGAGCGCGCCATTGCGGCCGACGGGCACTACGTACTCGCGCTCAACAACCTCGGCGTGGCGCACTTCCACGCCGGGCGCCCCGACCGCGCCTTCGACGCCTTCCGTCGAGCCCTGCAGGACGAGCCCGGCTTCATCAAGGGACGCCTCAACCTCGCGTTGCTGCTGTTCCGACAGAACGAGCACCAGCGATGCCTCGAGGCGTACCGACAGGTGCTGCGCCTCGTCCCCGACCATCCCGTCGCGTGGAACGGCGTGGGGCTCGTGCTGGCGCACCTGCGCAAGTTCGAGGATGCGCGCAACGCGTTCGCGCGGGCCGTCGAGGTGCGCGCCGGTTACGCCGAGGCCCACTACAACCTCAGCTTCGCCCTCTCGAACCTCGGCGACTTCGCCGGCTCGCTGCGCGAGACCAAGCGCGCCCTGGAGATCGACCCGTACTACACGCCGCAGAAGTTCGAGCTCGCCGTCGACCTCGAATTCGAGGATCCGCTGCTCGAGGTGGCGCCCGACATGGCGGGTGACCGTCGCGATGGGGCGGTGGAGGACTTCGCCTTCGAACCGCAGGCGCTGGAACAGCTCTTCGACGAGATCGCGCCGTCGGCGTCCTCACTGGGGGGGCCGCGTGGCAGCACCCCGTTCTCGGCGGGCCTCGCCCTGGCCGCCGAGGGGGATCTCGAGCGGTCGTGCACCGAGCTGCGCCGGGCCATGGCCGACGGGGCGCCACGCGACCTGGGGCTGGTGGCGTTAGGCGACGTCTTCCTGGCCCACGGCGTGGCCGGTGAGGCGCTGGAGCGTTTTCGCGAGGCGCGCGCCATGACCCCCGCGCTGGCCCCCGCCGCGGTCGGCGAGCTGCGTGCCCTGGTGATGCTGCGTCGCTACGAGGAGGCGCTCGAGGTGGCACGGTGGGTCGAGGCGGAGCGCGGCGACGACGTCGACGCGTTGCTGTGCGTGGGCGAGGTGTACGCCGAGACGGCGGACGGTGCGGCGGCCCAGGACGTGCTGGCGCGCGCGCGACGCCTCGCGCCGATGCGGCCGGACGTCCTGCAGGCCATCGGGCGCGTGGCGCACGCCATGGGCGACGACCTCCTGGCCATCGAATCGTATCGCCACGCGATCGCACTCGACGAGGACTTTGCCGCCTGCCGTGTGCAGCTGGCGGAACTGCTGCGCGTGGCCGGCCTGTTCGACGACGCCGAACGCGAGCTCGAGGCGGCGCTCGTGAGCGTCCCGACGTACGCTGACGCGGCGCTCGCGCTCGCTGCGTTGCGTCGCGAGACCGGGCGTGCCCTCGAGACCGTCGAACTGCTCGCCACCTTCCTCGAGAGCGATCCGTATCATCTCGACGCCCTGGCGTCGTTGGGCGAGTCGCTCTTCCTGGCCGGGCGTCGCGATGATGCACGGTTCGCCTTCACGCGCGTGCTGCGCTTCGACGCCGATCATGTGGCGGCGCTCTACTTCAGCGGTGTCCTCCTCGCCGAAGCGCATCGGTATGACGAGGCGATCGCGCAGTGGGAGCGCGTGGGCGACCTCGAACCGGCGAGCCCGTTCGCGCGACGCGCCCGGCGCGACACGCGGACGGCGCAGGACCTGCGCCGCATCTTCGTCGGGCGTCCGCAGCGCGACGACGCCGGGAGCCCTCATGGCCATTGA
- a CDS encoding DUF4388 domain-containing protein → MAIEGPLRELGIHDVFQLLDLSRKTGRLRVTSALRDNEGTVYFKDGRVVSATVRSNPHPLGAILVRAAKVDEATLEKARATQQEPGETRRLGEILVAQGGLSQRELDRQVRRQVEAVVFELMSWQEGFFSFAEVDLDGMSVDATTTVTTEALLMEGARRIDEWAHIQQRIAHVGVVPSLAPPDAEHPSSLDLLPHEWEVLAAIDGERDLRAVAASLGRSDFDVAKIAFGLVATGVIVVREPAPLATLRSEPAELATLLNDAREALRDQRAEEALSFSATAIALAPRDPEARLLMARALFLLERDMEGEEELRHSLELDGRNANALMEAARLAARRGELGQAIAHWQRVVVASPGSPLADQARDAIAHASRLSAVLEAVDA, encoded by the coding sequence ATGGCCATTGAGGGACCGCTCCGCGAGTTGGGCATCCACGATGTCTTCCAGCTGCTCGACTTGAGCCGGAAGACCGGGCGGCTGCGCGTGACCTCGGCGCTGCGCGACAACGAAGGGACGGTCTACTTCAAGGATGGACGCGTGGTCTCGGCGACCGTACGCTCGAACCCGCACCCGTTAGGCGCCATCCTCGTGCGCGCGGCCAAGGTGGACGAGGCGACGCTGGAGAAGGCGCGCGCGACGCAACAGGAACCGGGCGAGACCCGGCGGCTGGGCGAGATCCTCGTCGCACAGGGTGGCCTCTCGCAGCGCGAGCTGGACCGCCAGGTGCGTCGCCAGGTCGAGGCGGTCGTCTTCGAGCTGATGTCGTGGCAAGAGGGGTTCTTCTCGTTTGCCGAGGTCGACCTCGACGGGATGTCGGTCGATGCCACGACCACCGTCACGACCGAGGCGTTGCTGATGGAGGGGGCGCGCCGTATCGACGAGTGGGCGCACATCCAGCAGCGCATCGCCCACGTCGGCGTGGTGCCGTCGCTTGCGCCGCCCGACGCCGAACATCCCTCGTCGCTCGACCTGCTCCCGCACGAGTGGGAGGTGCTCGCCGCCATCGATGGCGAGCGCGACCTGCGCGCCGTGGCCGCGAGCCTGGGGCGCAGCGACTTCGACGTGGCCAAGATCGCCTTCGGTCTCGTCGCCACCGGGGTGATCGTCGTGCGTGAGCCCGCGCCGCTGGCCACGCTTCGCAGTGAGCCCGCCGAACTCGCTACGCTGCTCAACGATGCGCGCGAAGCCCTGCGCGACCAGCGGGCCGAGGAGGCGCTCTCGTTCAGCGCGACCGCCATCGCGCTCGCGCCGCGCGATCCCGAGGCGCGTCTGCTGATGGCGCGCGCCCTCTTCCTGCTCGAGCGCGACATGGAGGGGGAGGAGGAGTTGCGGCATTCCCTGGAACTCGACGGGCGCAATGCCAACGCGCTCATGGAGGCGGCGCGTCTCGCGGCGCGGCGTGGCGAGCTGGGACAGGCCATCGCCCACTGGCAGCGCGTCGTGGTCGCGAGCCCGGGATCGCCGTTGGCCGACCAGGCGCGCGACGCCATCGCGCACGCCTCGCGCCTGAGCGCCGTGCTGGAGGCGGTCGATGCCTGA
- a CDS encoding roadblock/LC7 domain-containing protein — protein sequence MPDEIARLSEALARDPAGMGWVPLADALRRARRLPAAERTALRGLERHPYHADGHDILARIAADGGDAGRARDEWEMALRLDPRHVGARLGLGWLALRIGDRDAALRWWRGAHDIAPTDPRVMAAGRQLHGAAAGATSPGRPAPPNAPAQGGATPSGAVDPAPGVRAELAPLAAAHTHATADVAPAVDGPRLGLGAPPSTDAEPATPVLSAEDAAGATVDDRPPFGAVTRGGARFALLVDGDGLVLAGHAGVASGLDRADALAAELSGLSGEARGALRQLQIGAWEHLLVECEALTLALAPGEGDTVTLVATPAGTPAGLPRLLLDRARQRANAWMDAL from the coding sequence ATGCCTGACGAGATTGCACGCCTGAGCGAAGCGCTGGCGCGCGACCCTGCGGGCATGGGGTGGGTCCCCCTGGCCGACGCCTTGCGCCGCGCCCGCCGGTTGCCCGCCGCCGAGCGGACCGCGTTGCGCGGACTCGAGCGCCACCCCTATCATGCCGATGGGCACGACATCCTCGCCAGGATTGCGGCTGACGGCGGCGACGCGGGCCGCGCCCGCGACGAATGGGAGATGGCGCTGCGCCTCGATCCGCGGCACGTTGGCGCGCGACTCGGGCTCGGATGGCTGGCACTGCGCATCGGCGATCGCGACGCCGCGCTGCGTTGGTGGCGGGGGGCCCACGATATCGCCCCGACCGATCCGCGCGTGATGGCGGCGGGCCGACAGCTGCACGGCGCGGCGGCGGGCGCGACGTCGCCCGGGCGTCCCGCGCCGCCGAATGCCCCTGCGCAGGGCGGGGCGACGCCGTCGGGCGCCGTCGACCCGGCGCCCGGCGTGCGCGCGGAGCTCGCGCCGCTGGCCGCGGCCCACACGCACGCCACCGCCGACGTGGCGCCTGCCGTCGACGGGCCGCGCCTCGGGCTCGGCGCGCCACCGTCGACGGACGCAGAGCCGGCAACGCCGGTGTTGTCTGCCGAGGACGCGGCGGGCGCCACCGTTGACGATCGCCCCCCCTTCGGAGCGGTGACGCGGGGCGGGGCGCGGTTCGCGCTGCTCGTCGATGGCGACGGGCTCGTGTTGGCTGGGCATGCCGGCGTGGCGTCCGGGCTCGACCGGGCCGATGCGCTGGCCGCCGAGCTGTCGGGGCTCTCCGGGGAGGCGCGCGGGGCGCTCCGACAGCTGCAAATCGGGGCCTGGGAGCACCTCCTCGTGGAGTGTGAGGCCCTGACGCTCGCCCTCGCCCCGGGCGAGGGCGACACGGTGACGCTCGTCGCCACGCCGGCGGGGACGCCCGCCGGCTTGCCCCGTCTGCTCCTCGATCGCGCCCGGCAACGGGCCAACGCCTGGATGGACGCCCTGTGA
- a CDS encoding roadblock/LC7 domain-containing protein has translation MSARTLSPSITALARLRGVRGVVVTSVRDALPIESSAHVDVDVDALAAFATALHRRAHQSAECSEAGAVRLLSLDAAAGRLMAAARGELLIVVLAGREANPGLLRVSLQRALEGLG, from the coding sequence GTGAGCGCGCGCACCCTCTCACCGTCGATCACCGCACTCGCCCGCTTGCGTGGCGTGCGGGGCGTCGTGGTGACGTCGGTGCGCGACGCACTGCCGATCGAATCGAGCGCGCACGTGGACGTCGATGTCGATGCCCTGGCCGCGTTCGCCACCGCGCTGCATCGCCGCGCGCACCAATCGGCCGAGTGCTCGGAGGCGGGGGCGGTGCGCCTGCTGTCGCTCGACGCGGCCGCGGGACGCCTGATGGCGGCCGCGCGCGGCGAGCTCCTCATCGTGGTTCTCGCGGGGCGTGAGGCAAACCCGGGGTTGCTGCGCGTCTCGTTGCAGCGCGCGCTGGAGGGGCTGGGCTGA
- a CDS encoding GTPase domain-containing protein, translating into MPIVNYASREITCKIVYYGPGRSGKTTNLHYIYDRVPDGRRGAMVSLATQNERTLFFDFLPLDLGTISGFKTRFQLYTVPGQIYYRTTRKLVLTGADGVVFVADSQRRQLDENLESLRDMHEVLAEQGVDARALPVVLQYNKQDLPRELILTPTELDDALNFRAVPSFAADALVGTGVFETLRKTSELVLRRLGAGTGAGNDARVGAGR; encoded by the coding sequence ATGCCAATCGTCAACTACGCCTCCCGCGAGATCACCTGCAAGATCGTGTACTACGGTCCCGGTCGTTCGGGGAAGACGACGAACCTGCACTACATCTACGATCGCGTCCCCGATGGACGGCGCGGGGCGATGGTCTCGTTGGCGACGCAGAACGAACGCACCCTCTTCTTCGACTTCCTCCCGCTCGACCTCGGGACGATTTCGGGCTTCAAGACGCGCTTCCAGCTCTACACCGTCCCCGGGCAGATCTACTATCGCACGACGCGGAAGTTGGTGCTGACGGGGGCCGACGGCGTGGTGTTCGTGGCCGATTCGCAGCGCCGGCAGCTCGACGAGAACCTCGAGAGCCTGCGTGACATGCACGAGGTGCTGGCCGAGCAGGGCGTGGACGCCCGCGCGCTTCCCGTCGTCCTGCAATACAACAAGCAGGACCTGCCGCGCGAGTTGATCCTCACGCCGACGGAGCTCGACGACGCGCTCAACTTCCGTGCGGTCCCGAGCTTCGCCGCCGATGCGCTCGTGGGCACCGGGGTCTTCGAGACGCTGCGCAAGACGTCGGAGCTGGTGCTGCGCCGACTCGGCGCCGGCACGGGTGCCGGCAACGATGCGCGCGTCGGGGCGGGGAGGTAG
- a CDS encoding ATP-binding protein: MLDGRYRFDNFVIGTANRLAASAARAVAEAPGAAYNPLFIYSASGLGKTHLLGAVGHLARQLHPALAIEYLTLDDFVAQLHQAIATGQAESFKRRYAGVGLLLLDDVQFLTGRVETQSELLRVFNVLQGSGRQIVMTCDRTPAEIADVDERLVSRLAGGLIVDVGVPDYETRVAILRAKGQERGVRFAVGVLEELARSPAPNVRELQGSLNRLVAHQALLDAPLGVTDVWHVLGHVRATESAPPDEFENFLTDLAATVAESVESWRITLGERIARWSGEGFRTERLEQELLRRDPPDLDALEAAFAADADRLRTLETEAIRLDARSAGLAIFRDPDRIAEAEDFVSRAIASREPLPGPRAGYRLHDLVRTPRNRTAIQAAAAVIESPGTRYNPLLVHGPSGAGKTHLVHAIGNALRAREEDGLSVACVEASAFVEELIDALQQGTVERWRARYRASDVLIVEDIEAFEGKERTQEEFFHLFNVLQQAGRQVILTADRPPSQLTGLQPRLRSRFEGGLVVDVGVVDGVDRWGRTTPVPVGDEAAAPTIDAVVDAVVDAALAPAPEDALVDFDSLARASQSLDSFFFDAEKVVAEWPTVEGRVVEEWR, translated from the coding sequence ATGCTCGACGGACGCTATCGCTTCGACAACTTCGTCATCGGCACGGCCAATCGCCTCGCCGCCTCGGCGGCCCGCGCGGTCGCCGAGGCGCCGGGCGCTGCGTACAACCCGCTCTTCATCTACAGCGCCTCGGGGTTGGGGAAGACACACCTGCTGGGCGCCGTGGGACACCTGGCGCGCCAGCTGCACCCCGCGTTGGCCATCGAGTACCTCACGCTCGATGACTTCGTCGCGCAACTCCACCAGGCCATCGCCACGGGGCAGGCCGAGTCGTTCAAGCGTCGGTATGCCGGCGTGGGGCTGCTCCTCCTCGACGATGTGCAGTTCCTGACCGGGCGCGTGGAGACGCAGAGCGAACTGCTGCGGGTCTTCAACGTGTTGCAGGGGAGTGGGCGCCAGATTGTCATGACCTGCGATCGCACGCCCGCGGAGATCGCCGACGTCGATGAGCGGCTGGTGTCACGGTTGGCCGGTGGCCTGATCGTCGATGTGGGCGTGCCGGACTACGAGACGCGCGTTGCCATCCTGCGCGCCAAGGGGCAGGAACGCGGCGTGCGCTTCGCCGTCGGCGTCCTCGAGGAGCTGGCCAGGAGCCCGGCCCCCAACGTCCGCGAGCTGCAAGGATCGCTCAACCGACTCGTCGCACACCAGGCGCTGCTCGACGCACCCCTGGGGGTCACCGATGTCTGGCACGTGCTCGGCCACGTGCGCGCGACCGAGAGCGCCCCGCCTGACGAGTTCGAGAACTTCCTCACCGACTTGGCGGCCACCGTCGCCGAGTCGGTGGAGTCCTGGCGCATCACGCTCGGCGAGCGGATCGCGCGTTGGTCGGGGGAGGGGTTCCGCACCGAGCGCCTCGAGCAGGAGCTCCTGCGGCGCGACCCACCGGACCTCGACGCGCTCGAGGCGGCGTTTGCCGCCGATGCCGATCGCCTGCGTACGCTCGAGACCGAGGCGATCCGTCTCGACGCGCGATCGGCGGGGCTTGCCATCTTCCGCGATCCCGACCGGATCGCCGAGGCCGAGGACTTCGTGTCGCGCGCCATCGCGTCTCGGGAGCCGCTCCCCGGGCCACGCGCGGGGTATCGGTTGCACGATCTCGTGCGCACGCCGCGCAACCGGACGGCCATCCAGGCGGCCGCTGCGGTGATCGAGTCGCCGGGCACGCGCTACAATCCGCTGCTGGTCCACGGACCGTCGGGGGCAGGGAAGACGCACCTGGTCCACGCCATCGGGAATGCGTTGCGCGCGCGCGAGGAGGACGGGCTGTCGGTCGCCTGCGTCGAGGCGAGTGCCTTCGTCGAGGAGCTGATCGATGCCCTGCAGCAGGGGACCGTCGAGCGCTGGCGGGCGCGCTATCGCGCGTCGGACGTCCTCATCGTCGAGGACATCGAGGCGTTCGAGGGCAAGGAGCGGACACAGGAGGAGTTCTTCCACCTGTTCAACGTGTTGCAGCAGGCGGGGCGGCAGGTCATCCTCACGGCCGACCGGCCGCCGAGCCAGCTCACGGGATTGCAGCCGCGCCTGCGCTCGCGCTTCGAAGGGGGGCTGGTCGTGGACGTCGGGGTCGTCGACGGCGTGGATCGATGGGGACGCACCACGCCCGTGCCTGTGGGCGACGAGGCCGCGGCGCCGACGATCGATGCCGTGGTCGATGCCGTGGTCGATGCGGCGCTCGCTCCCGCACCGGAGGACGCGCTCGTCGACTTCGATTCACTCGCGCGCGCGTCGCAGTCGCTCGATTCGTTCTTCTTCGACGCCGAGAAGGTCGTGGCCGAGTGGCCGACCGTCGAGGGGCGCGTCGTGGAGGAGTGGCGCTGA
- a CDS encoding tetratricopeptide repeat protein codes for MAFRGSLREASLPDVLQLLSMGKKSGCLSVTHRHAFGNIYFDRGRISFASIVNRRDRLGDLLVKNGLITPGELDAAIAVQAQAPERRIGEILISQRVLAREELHQYIKHQIEEAVYYLFTWTQGTFSFETDIRPDAQDILVSINPESLLLEGARRVDEWSLIEKKIASFDLIFAIDRDHIAESKVALTSEQESLVPLLDGQRDVAALIDESGLGEFEVGKALYGLITAGFLHRVGRTRAPEPTSNEARITEHRNLGVAFYKTGMLDEAVREFRRVTELQPGDEHGEFYLGLLALRQGRLDEAVRTLRAASARPSARGATYLNLAYALERSGRLDEARLTLARAEQLLPSEPAVRLATAVLAVRRNDITAADEALRDAAVLWGTRTRPAAWFHYAGLVAAILGDLDRAIAILTEGSTTHPHAAVLLNNLATTLERRGRYAESASAAERGQLEDPTLPQLHKNAGDLHYRAGRYDDALECYQRAVRVAPDLGGDVWLKLGNIRFRRREREEAIKCWERSLALAPDNPMARNNLDTAQRLA; via the coding sequence ATGGCCTTCCGTGGCTCCCTTCGCGAAGCGTCGCTCCCCGACGTGTTGCAGCTCCTCTCGATGGGGAAGAAGAGCGGCTGTTTGAGCGTCACGCACCGCCATGCGTTCGGCAACATCTATTTTGACCGCGGGCGCATCTCGTTTGCCTCCATCGTCAACCGGCGCGACCGGCTCGGCGACCTGCTGGTCAAGAACGGGCTCATCACCCCGGGCGAACTCGACGCTGCCATCGCCGTGCAGGCGCAGGCGCCGGAGCGGCGCATCGGCGAGATCCTCATCTCGCAGCGCGTCCTCGCGCGCGAGGAACTGCACCAGTACATCAAGCACCAGATCGAGGAGGCCGTCTACTACCTCTTCACCTGGACGCAGGGGACCTTCTCGTTCGAGACGGACATTCGCCCGGACGCCCAGGACATCCTGGTCTCGATCAATCCGGAGTCGCTCCTCCTGGAGGGCGCGCGGCGCGTCGACGAGTGGAGCCTGATCGAGAAGAAGATCGCCAGCTTCGACCTGATCTTCGCGATCGACCGCGACCACATCGCCGAGAGCAAGGTTGCGCTCACGTCCGAACAGGAATCGCTCGTGCCGCTCCTCGACGGGCAGCGCGACGTGGCGGCGCTCATCGACGAGTCGGGGTTGGGGGAGTTCGAAGTCGGCAAGGCGCTCTACGGACTCATCACCGCCGGCTTCCTGCACCGGGTGGGACGCACGCGGGCCCCCGAGCCCACGAGCAACGAAGCGCGCATCACCGAGCACCGCAACCTCGGCGTCGCCTTCTACAAGACCGGGATGCTCGATGAAGCGGTGCGCGAATTCCGGCGCGTGACCGAGCTCCAGCCCGGGGACGAGCACGGGGAGTTCTATCTCGGTCTGCTGGCCCTCCGACAGGGGCGGCTCGACGAGGCCGTGCGCACGCTGCGCGCGGCGTCGGCACGTCCGAGCGCACGGGGGGCCACCTACCTCAATCTTGCCTACGCGCTCGAACGGTCGGGACGCCTCGACGAGGCTCGCCTCACGCTGGCGCGCGCCGAGCAGCTCCTCCCGAGCGAGCCGGCGGTGCGCCTCGCGACGGCGGTCCTCGCCGTGCGCCGCAACGACATCACGGCCGCCGACGAGGCGCTGCGCGACGCGGCCGTGCTCTGGGGGACGCGCACGCGGCCGGCCGCGTGGTTCCACTACGCGGGGCTCGTCGCGGCCATCCTCGGCGACCTCGATCGCGCGATCGCGATCCTCACCGAGGGGAGCACGACGCATCCGCACGCCGCAGTCCTGCTCAACAACCTCGCGACCACGCTGGAGCGGCGCGGGCGCTACGCCGAGTCGGCGAGCGCGGCGGAGCGCGGCCAGCTCGAGGATCCGACGCTGCCGCAGCTGCACAAGAATGCGGGGGACCTGCACTATCGCGCCGGACGCTACGACGACGCGCTCGAGTGCTACCAGCGCGCCGTGCGCGTGGCGCCCGATCTCGGCGGCGACGTGTGGCTCAAGCTCGGCAACATCCGCTTCCGTCGGCGGGAGCGCGAGGAGGCCATCAAGTGCTGGGAGCGTTCGCTCGCCCTGGCGCCCGACAATCCGATGGCGCGCAACAACCTCGACACCGCGCAGCGGCTCGCCTGA
- a CDS encoding chemotaxis protein CheD yields MGIITTPHVTPDAHVNVGDAAVMREQGVLASLGLGSCVALMLYDRATRIGALAHILLPHEALSRTPGKPSKYASTAVAHLLELMRAIERVHAPEARVVGGASMFATLLNGGGINMGERNVVATRRALVAAGIPLIAEDVGGDFGRSVYFDVATGEVRVTSIRHGERVL; encoded by the coding sequence ATGGGCATCATCACGACTCCCCACGTCACCCCCGACGCCCACGTCAACGTGGGGGACGCCGCCGTGATGCGCGAGCAGGGCGTGCTGGCGAGCCTGGGCCTCGGCTCGTGCGTTGCCCTCATGTTGTACGATCGGGCCACGCGTATCGGCGCCCTCGCGCACATCCTGCTGCCGCACGAGGCACTCTCGCGAACGCCGGGGAAGCCCTCCAAGTACGCGAGTACCGCCGTGGCGCACCTGCTCGAATTGATGCGCGCGATCGAACGCGTGCACGCGCCGGAGGCTCGCGTCGTGGGCGGGGCGAGCATGTTCGCGACCCTGCTCAACGGCGGCGGCATCAACATGGGAGAGCGGAACGTGGTCGCCACGCGCCGCGCGCTGGTGGCCGCCGGGATTCCGCTCATCGCCGAAGACGTGGGCGGTGACTTCGGGCGTAGCGTCTACTTCGACGTCGCCACGGGTGAGGTGCGCGTGACCTCCATTCGACATGGCGAGCGTGTCCTCTAG